The Dioscorea cayenensis subsp. rotundata cultivar TDr96_F1 chromosome 19, TDr96_F1_v2_PseudoChromosome.rev07_lg8_w22 25.fasta, whole genome shotgun sequence genome includes a window with the following:
- the LOC120250023 gene encoding probable polyamine transporter At3g13620 produces MDREIQVDVVHSQTAFTATVTRADHAPPSSMDSSSQLLHQPILPISSTPSNKLSLLPLIFLIYFEVSGGPFGAEPAVRAAGPLLALLGFLIFPFIWSVPEALITAELATAIPGNGGYVLWADRAFGPFFGSLMGFWKFLSGVINNAAYPVLCADYLSRVIHSLAAGTPRVIAIVLFSVVLSFLNYTGLTIVGYTAVALGFISLTPFYLMAGFTIPKVRPHRWLKMGKDIDWRLYFNTLFWNLNFWDNASTLAGEVENPQRIFPKALLASGLMTCIGYLVPLLAGTGALDVPQEDWSDGYFADIAGMIAGRWLKFWIETGAVLSAIGLYEAQLSSSSFQLLGMADLSILPRIFASRAKWFHTPWVGILVSSLITLAISFMSFTDIISSANFLYSLGMLLEFASFLWLRRKHPTLKRPYRVPVGLPALVCMCLIPSAFLIFVMSIATWKVYVISLGLTLLGIGVYYLMQHFRSKGCLEFTRGEDKGVEVEEASGTQI; encoded by the exons ATGGACCGCGAAATCCAGGTCGACGTCGTTCACAGCCAAACAGCATTCACCGCTACTGTTACACGCGCTGATCATGCTCCTCCTTCATCCATGGACTCCTCCTCCCAACTCCTCCACCAACCCATTCTCCCAATCTCCTCCACTCCCTCCAACAAGCTTTCCCTCCTCCCCCTAATCTTCCTTATCTACTTCGAGGTCTCCGGCGGCCCCTTCGGCGCCGAGCCCGCCGTCCGTGCTGCCGGCCCTTTACTGGCCCTCCTCGGTTTTCTTATCTTCCCTTTCATTTGGAGCGTCCCTGAGGCCCTCATCACCGCCGAGCTCGCCACTGCCATCCCTGGCAATGGCGGCTACGTTCTCTGGGCTGACCGTGCCTTTGGCCCCTTCTTCGGCTCCCTCATGGGCTTCTGGAAGTTCCTCAGCGGCGTCATCAACAACGCCGCCTACCCCGTTCTCTGCGCCGACTACCTCTCCCGCGTCATTCATTCCCTAGCCGCCGGTACTCCTCGCGTAATCGCCATTGTTCTCTTCTCTGTCGTTCTTTCGTTCCTCAACTACACTGGCTTGACGATCGTGGGTTATACTGCGGTGGCGCTGGGGTTCATATCTTTGACCCCGTTCTATTTGATGGCTGGGTTTACAATCCCTAAGGTTCGTCCTCACAGATGGTTGAAGATGGGGAAGGATATTGATTGGAGGCTTTACTTTAATACTTTGTTCTGGAATCTCAATTTTTGGGACAATGCTAGTACACTTGCAGGGGAGGTGGAAAATCCCCAACGGATTTTCCCAAAGGCTCTGCTTGCTTCTGGCCTCATGACTTGCATTGGGTATTTGGTGCCATTGCTGGCCGGAACCGGTGCTCTTGATGTTCCGCAGGAGGATTGGTCTGATGGTTACTTCGCGGATATTGCAG GTATGATTGCTGGGAGATGGCTAAAATTTTGGATTGAGACCGGGGCCGTGCTATCAGCGATCGGACTTTATGAAGCCCAACTCAGTAGCAGCTCTTTCCAACTCCTGGGAATGGCAGACCTAAGCATCCTCCCTCGGATATTTGCCTCCCGAGCCAAATGGTTCCACACTCCGTGGGTTGGCATCTTAGTTTCCAGTCTCATCACCCTCGCAATCTCTTTCATGAGTTTCACAGATATTATCTCATCAGCGAATTTCTTGTACAGTCTTGGTATGCTTTTAGAGTTTGCTTCATTCCTTTGGTTGAGGAGAAAGCATCCTACCCTTAAGAGGCCATATCGAGTTCCCGTGGGCCTTCCAGCCCTGGTTTGCATGTGCTTAATTCCATCAGCATTTTTAATCTTTGTGATGAGCATTGCAACCTGGAAGGTTTATGTGATCAGCCTTGGCTTGACATTATTAGGGATTGGAGTGTACTATTTAATGCAGCATTTCAGGTCCAAGGGTTGCTTGGAGTTTACAAGAGGGGAGGACAAGGGTGTGGAGGTGGAAGAAGCAAGTGGAACTCAGATTTGA